In Clupea harengus chromosome 1, Ch_v2.0.2, whole genome shotgun sequence, one DNA window encodes the following:
- the narfl gene encoding cytosolic Fe-S cluster assembly factor narfl isoform X1, translating into MASHFSGVLMLTDLDDFITPSQECVKPIKVEKKQGRSLAKIQIEDDGSYFQVNQDGRTQKLEKAKITLNDCLACSGCITSAESVLITQQSHEELFKVLRQNKQQSVSEQQVVVVSISPQSRASLAARFGLSSSDAGRRLTSFFKSLGVHYVFDTSFSRNFSLLESQREFIQRFQRKEEDKKALPMLASACPGWICYAEKTHGEFILPYISTTRSPQQMMGSLVKNYFAEQQGLPPQRIYHVTVMPCYDKKLEASRPDFYLDEAETREVDCVITSGEVLKMLEEEGVSLNDVEAAPLDPLFSHVCGEEFLAHAGSGSGGYLHHIYTHAAKELFGEEVKELHYKTLKNKDFQEITLEKDGVVLLRFAVTNGFRNIQNLVQKLKRGKSPYDFVEVMACPSGCLNGGGQLKPQPEQSNKEVLQQVEELYQAERSSAPEEEARVSQLYHTWLQSVGEERARQLLHTQYHAVEKASNGLTIKW; encoded by the exons ATGGCTTCACACTTCAGCGGTGTTTTAATGTTAACGGATCTAGACGATTTCATCACTCCGTCCCAG GAATGTGTGAAGCCTATTAAAGTAGAGAAAAAACAGGGTCGATCATTGGCCAAAATTCAAATAGAAGATGACGGGAGTTATTTTCAAGTTAATCAG GATGGTAGAACACAGAAGCTGGAGAAGGCTAAGATCACCCTAAACGACTGCTTGGCCTGCAGTGGGTGCATCACTTCTGCGGAGAGTGTCCTGATCACGCAGCAGAGCCACGAGGAGCTGTTCAAAGTGCTTCGCCAGAACAAG CAGCAGAGTGTCAGTGAGCAGcaagtggtggtggtgtccaTCTCACCTCAATCCAGAGCCTCGCTGGCCGCTCGCTTTGGCCTGAGCAGCAGTGATGCCGGACGGAGGCTCACGTCCTTCTTCAAAAGCCTTG gcgTTCACTATGTGTTTGACACCAGCTTCAGCCGCAACTTCAGCCTGTTGGAGAGCCAGAGGGAGTTTATCCAGCGTTTCCAGCGGAAGGAGGAAGACAAGAAGGCATTGCCCATGCTGGCCTCCGCCTGCCCCG gtTGGATTTGCTATGCTGAAAAGACTCATGGTGAGTTCATCCTACCATACATAAGTACAACACGTTCCCCACAGCAGATGATGGGTTCCCTGGTGAAGAACTACTTTGCTGAGCAACAG GGCTTGCCCCCCCAGAGGATCTACCATGTGACCGTGATGCCCTGCTATGACAAAAAGCTCGAGGCCTCCAGACCAGATTTCTACCTGGATGAAGCTGAGACCAGAGAGGTGGACTGTGTCATCACTTCAG GTGAAGTTCTGAAGATGCTTGAGGAGGAGGGTGTCTCTTTGAATGATGTTGAAGCTGCACCCTTAGACCCTTT GTTCAGccatgtgtgtggagaggagttCTTGGCCCACGCTGGCAGCGGCTCAGGGGGGTATCTGCACCACATCTACACCCATGCTGCCAAAGAGCTCTTTGGAGAGGAAGTGAAGGAACTCCACTACAAAACTCTCAA GAACAAGGACTTCCAAGAAATCACCCTGGAGAAAGATGGCGTGGTCCTACTGCGGTTTGCGGTCACCAACGGCTTCCGGAACATTCAAAACCTGGTGCAAAAGTTGAAAAGGGGCAAATCCCCCTATGATTTTGTGGAGGTCATGGCCTGCCCATCAG GCTGTCTGAATGGGGGAGGCCAGCTGAAGCCCCAGCCAGAGCAGTCCAACAAGGAGGTGCtgcagcaggtggaggagctgTACCAGGCGGAGCGCAGCAGCGCACCGGAGGAGGAGGCGCGTGTGAGTCAGCTGTACCACACCTGGCTGCAGAGCGTGGGCGAGGAGCGGGCACGCCAGTTACTCCACACCCAGTACCACGCCGTGGAGAAGGCCTCCAACGGCCTCACCATCAAATGGTGA
- the zgc:113333 gene encoding beta-N-acetylhexosaminidase isoform X3 — protein MRYLLRGSDRPEYVLRSSTGQFWGKDLALDEKSDVNALKPDGGENSGVPQANHKAEVEEMPNDLQAEVPSENKDAQRIVHLDLKGAAPKVKYLEQIFPLFASLGASGVLIEYEDMFPYDGDLSLLSSSFAYSVEDIMEINRLAKISNLEVIPLVQAFGHLEFVLKHEKYFGLREVAELPNSLNPRVPDSLALLKEMLTQVMKLHPQTQYFHIGCDEVYGLGTSQDSKTSDGELGKLYLSHVTAVGKFMTETWPSVKLLLWDDMLRKISVDTLKESGLPILVTPVVWKYLPQLDIKMISSWISRYEQAGFKRMWFASAFKGATGEDQMWTPLGAYLHNHGSWLEIISSLGNYPQITLEGIMLTGWQRYDHFSVLCELLPVAIPSLAVCLQTLKHGYFNEKAQAEVQHILGCKVKVDKDLCYGTGAFAGVELYHLVHTVHINFQTSMEDLLKNRHLRGGFSPYHRKYNFGNPRNLGFFQHKLTRTLKEWETVIGNLRSEMQSIYFPDTIEEWLEENVNPHLDRVREVLQDVQRVIQLRGRPKSQKLV, from the exons A TGAGGTATCTTCTTCGTGGGAG TGACAGACCAGAATATGTCTTGAGGTCATCCACTGGGCAGTTCTGGGGTAAAGATcttgccctggatgagaaaagtgaTGTGAATGCACTGAAACCAGATGGTGGCGAAAACTCGGGAGTGCCACAGGCAAATCACAAGGCTGAGGTAGAGGAGATGCCAAATGATTTACAAGCAGAGGTGCCGAGTGAGAATAAGGATGCACAGCGCATAGTGCACTTAGATCTAAAAGGCGCCGCACCAAAAGTGAAATATCTGGAACAG ATCTTCCCTCTGTTCGCTTCTCTTGGAGCAAGTGGAGTTCTGATTGAGTATGAAGATATGTTTCCATATGATGGGGACCTTAGTCTGCTaagctcctcatttgcatacaG CGTGGAGGACATTATGGAAATAAATAGACTAGCCAAGATCAGTAACCTTGAGGTTATTCCCCTCGTCCAAGCATTCGGACACCTTGAG TTTGTTCTGAAGCATGAAAAATATTTCGGTTTGAGGGAGGTGGCAGAACTGCCCAACAGCCTGAATCCGCGTGTTCCTGACTCTCTAGCACTGCTGAAGGAAATGCTGACACAGGTCATGAAGTTGCATCCACAGACTCAGTACTTCCACATTGGATGCGATGAG GTGTATGGTCTAGGCACGAGCCAGGACTCTAAGACCAGTGATGGGGAGCTTGGGAAGCTGTATCTCAGTCACGTTACTGCCGTGGGGAAGTTCATGACGGAGACATGGCCCAGCGTGAAACTGCTTTTGTGGGATGACATGCTGAGAAAGATCAGTGTTGATACATTGAAAG AATCAGGTTTGCCAATACTAGTAACTCCAGTAGTTTGGAAATATTTGCCACAACTGGACATCAAAATGATAA gCAGCTGGATATCTAGGTACGAGCAAGCAGGGTTCAAGCGTATGTGGTTTGCAAGTGCATTCAAAGGGGCAACAGGAGAGGACCAGATGTGGACACCATTGGGAGCCTACCTACACAACCACGGGTCTTGGCTGGAGATTATCTCTTCCCTGGGCAACTACCCTCAGATAACTCTAGAGGGCATAATGCTAACTGGCTGGCAAAG GTATGATCACTTCTCTGTCCTGTGCGAGCTGCTCCCAGTAGCTATCCCTTCCCTAGCTGTGTGTCTCCAGACTCTGAAGCACG gttaTTTCAATGAGAAGGCACAAGCAGAGGTTCAGCATATCTTGGGCTGTAAAGTAAAAGTGGACAAAGACCTATG TTATGGCACTGGTGCCTTTGCTGGAGTTGAGCTTTACCACCTGGTGCACACTGTCCATATTAATTTCCAAACATCCATGGAAGACCTCTTGAAGAATAG ACACCTAAGGGGTGGTTTTAGTCCCTATCATCGCAAGTACAACTTTGGAAATCCACGGAATCTAGGCTTCTTCCAACATAAGCTTACAAG GACACTGAAGGAATGGGAGACTGTGATAGGGAACCTCCGCTCTGAAATGCAATCCATCTACTTTCCAGACACGATTGAGGAGTGGTTGGAAGAGAATGTGAACCCCCATCTGGACAGGGTCCGTGAAGTACTGCAAGATGTCCAACGCGTCATTCAACTCCGTGGCCGCCCCAAATCCCAAAAGCTTGTTTAG
- the zgc:113333 gene encoding beta-N-acetylhexosaminidase isoform X4, with translation MPNDLQAEVPSENKDAQRIVHLDLKGAAPKVKYLEQIFPLFASLGASGVLIEYEDMFPYDGDLSLLSSSFAYSVEDIMEINRLAKISNLEVIPLVQAFGHLEFVLKHEKYFGLREVAELPNSLNPRVPDSLALLKEMLTQVMKLHPQTQYFHIGCDEVYGLGTSQDSKTSDGELGKLYLSHVTAVGKFMTETWPSVKLLLWDDMLRKISVDTLKESGLPILVTPVVWKYLPQLDIKMISSWISRYEQAGFKRMWFASAFKGATGEDQMWTPLGAYLHNHGSWLEIISSLGNYPQITLEGIMLTGWQRYDHFSVLCELLPVAIPSLAVCLQTLKHGYFNEKAQAEVQHILGCKVKVDKDLCYGTGAFAGVELYHLVHTVHINFQTSMEDLLKNRHLRGGFSPYHRKYNFGNPRNLGFFQHKLTRTLKEWETVIGNLRSEMQSIYFPDTIEEWLEENVNPHLDRVREVLQDVQRVIQLRGRPKSQKLV, from the exons ATGCCAAATGATTTACAAGCAGAGGTGCCGAGTGAGAATAAGGATGCACAGCGCATAGTGCACTTAGATCTAAAAGGCGCCGCACCAAAAGTGAAATATCTGGAACAG ATCTTCCCTCTGTTCGCTTCTCTTGGAGCAAGTGGAGTTCTGATTGAGTATGAAGATATGTTTCCATATGATGGGGACCTTAGTCTGCTaagctcctcatttgcatacaG CGTGGAGGACATTATGGAAATAAATAGACTAGCCAAGATCAGTAACCTTGAGGTTATTCCCCTCGTCCAAGCATTCGGACACCTTGAG TTTGTTCTGAAGCATGAAAAATATTTCGGTTTGAGGGAGGTGGCAGAACTGCCCAACAGCCTGAATCCGCGTGTTCCTGACTCTCTAGCACTGCTGAAGGAAATGCTGACACAGGTCATGAAGTTGCATCCACAGACTCAGTACTTCCACATTGGATGCGATGAG GTGTATGGTCTAGGCACGAGCCAGGACTCTAAGACCAGTGATGGGGAGCTTGGGAAGCTGTATCTCAGTCACGTTACTGCCGTGGGGAAGTTCATGACGGAGACATGGCCCAGCGTGAAACTGCTTTTGTGGGATGACATGCTGAGAAAGATCAGTGTTGATACATTGAAAG AATCAGGTTTGCCAATACTAGTAACTCCAGTAGTTTGGAAATATTTGCCACAACTGGACATCAAAATGATAA gCAGCTGGATATCTAGGTACGAGCAAGCAGGGTTCAAGCGTATGTGGTTTGCAAGTGCATTCAAAGGGGCAACAGGAGAGGACCAGATGTGGACACCATTGGGAGCCTACCTACACAACCACGGGTCTTGGCTGGAGATTATCTCTTCCCTGGGCAACTACCCTCAGATAACTCTAGAGGGCATAATGCTAACTGGCTGGCAAAG GTATGATCACTTCTCTGTCCTGTGCGAGCTGCTCCCAGTAGCTATCCCTTCCCTAGCTGTGTGTCTCCAGACTCTGAAGCACG gttaTTTCAATGAGAAGGCACAAGCAGAGGTTCAGCATATCTTGGGCTGTAAAGTAAAAGTGGACAAAGACCTATG TTATGGCACTGGTGCCTTTGCTGGAGTTGAGCTTTACCACCTGGTGCACACTGTCCATATTAATTTCCAAACATCCATGGAAGACCTCTTGAAGAATAG ACACCTAAGGGGTGGTTTTAGTCCCTATCATCGCAAGTACAACTTTGGAAATCCACGGAATCTAGGCTTCTTCCAACATAAGCTTACAAG GACACTGAAGGAATGGGAGACTGTGATAGGGAACCTCCGCTCTGAAATGCAATCCATCTACTTTCCAGACACGATTGAGGAGTGGTTGGAAGAGAATGTGAACCCCCATCTGGACAGGGTCCGTGAAGTACTGCAAGATGTCCAACGCGTCATTCAACTCCGTGGCCGCCCCAAATCCCAAAAGCTTGTTTAG
- the zgc:113333 gene encoding beta-N-acetylhexosaminidase isoform X1, whose translation MKAGLTMLNQKAVKVFALCLFIWFIVRYLLRGSDRPEYVLRSSTGQFWGKDLALDEKSDVNALKPDGGENSGVPQANHKAEVEEMPNDLQAEVPSENKDAQRIVHLDLKGAAPKVKYLEQIFPLFASLGASGVLIEYEDMFPYDGDLSLLSSSFAYSVEDIMEINRLAKISNLEVIPLVQAFGHLEFVLKHEKYFGLREVAELPNSLNPRVPDSLALLKEMLTQVMKLHPQTQYFHIGCDEVYGLGTSQDSKTSDGELGKLYLSHVTAVGKFMTETWPSVKLLLWDDMLRKISVDTLKESGLPILVTPVVWKYLPQLDIKMISSWISRYEQAGFKRMWFASAFKGATGEDQMWTPLGAYLHNHGSWLEIISSLGNYPQITLEGIMLTGWQRYDHFSVLCELLPVAIPSLAVCLQTLKHGYFNEKAQAEVQHILGCKVKVDKDLCYGTGAFAGVELYHLVHTVHINFQTSMEDLLKNRHLRGGFSPYHRKYNFGNPRNLGFFQHKLTRTLKEWETVIGNLRSEMQSIYFPDTIEEWLEENVNPHLDRVREVLQDVQRVIQLRGRPKSQKLV comes from the exons ATGAAG GCTGGTTTAACCATGCTTAACCAAAAAGCAGTGAAGGTGTTtgctctttgtttgtttatttggttTATAGTGAGGTATCTTCTTCGTGGGAG TGACAGACCAGAATATGTCTTGAGGTCATCCACTGGGCAGTTCTGGGGTAAAGATcttgccctggatgagaaaagtgaTGTGAATGCACTGAAACCAGATGGTGGCGAAAACTCGGGAGTGCCACAGGCAAATCACAAGGCTGAGGTAGAGGAGATGCCAAATGATTTACAAGCAGAGGTGCCGAGTGAGAATAAGGATGCACAGCGCATAGTGCACTTAGATCTAAAAGGCGCCGCACCAAAAGTGAAATATCTGGAACAG ATCTTCCCTCTGTTCGCTTCTCTTGGAGCAAGTGGAGTTCTGATTGAGTATGAAGATATGTTTCCATATGATGGGGACCTTAGTCTGCTaagctcctcatttgcatacaG CGTGGAGGACATTATGGAAATAAATAGACTAGCCAAGATCAGTAACCTTGAGGTTATTCCCCTCGTCCAAGCATTCGGACACCTTGAG TTTGTTCTGAAGCATGAAAAATATTTCGGTTTGAGGGAGGTGGCAGAACTGCCCAACAGCCTGAATCCGCGTGTTCCTGACTCTCTAGCACTGCTGAAGGAAATGCTGACACAGGTCATGAAGTTGCATCCACAGACTCAGTACTTCCACATTGGATGCGATGAG GTGTATGGTCTAGGCACGAGCCAGGACTCTAAGACCAGTGATGGGGAGCTTGGGAAGCTGTATCTCAGTCACGTTACTGCCGTGGGGAAGTTCATGACGGAGACATGGCCCAGCGTGAAACTGCTTTTGTGGGATGACATGCTGAGAAAGATCAGTGTTGATACATTGAAAG AATCAGGTTTGCCAATACTAGTAACTCCAGTAGTTTGGAAATATTTGCCACAACTGGACATCAAAATGATAA gCAGCTGGATATCTAGGTACGAGCAAGCAGGGTTCAAGCGTATGTGGTTTGCAAGTGCATTCAAAGGGGCAACAGGAGAGGACCAGATGTGGACACCATTGGGAGCCTACCTACACAACCACGGGTCTTGGCTGGAGATTATCTCTTCCCTGGGCAACTACCCTCAGATAACTCTAGAGGGCATAATGCTAACTGGCTGGCAAAG GTATGATCACTTCTCTGTCCTGTGCGAGCTGCTCCCAGTAGCTATCCCTTCCCTAGCTGTGTGTCTCCAGACTCTGAAGCACG gttaTTTCAATGAGAAGGCACAAGCAGAGGTTCAGCATATCTTGGGCTGTAAAGTAAAAGTGGACAAAGACCTATG TTATGGCACTGGTGCCTTTGCTGGAGTTGAGCTTTACCACCTGGTGCACACTGTCCATATTAATTTCCAAACATCCATGGAAGACCTCTTGAAGAATAG ACACCTAAGGGGTGGTTTTAGTCCCTATCATCGCAAGTACAACTTTGGAAATCCACGGAATCTAGGCTTCTTCCAACATAAGCTTACAAG GACACTGAAGGAATGGGAGACTGTGATAGGGAACCTCCGCTCTGAAATGCAATCCATCTACTTTCCAGACACGATTGAGGAGTGGTTGGAAGAGAATGTGAACCCCCATCTGGACAGGGTCCGTGAAGTACTGCAAGATGTCCAACGCGTCATTCAACTCCGTGGCCGCCCCAAATCCCAAAAGCTTGTTTAG
- the narfl gene encoding cytosolic Fe-S cluster assembly factor narfl isoform X2, giving the protein MASHFSGVLMLTDLDDFITPSQECVKPIKVEKKQGRSLAKIQIEDDGSYFQVNQDGRTQKLEKAKITLNDCLACSGCITSAESVLITQQSHEELFKVLRQNKQSVSEQQVVVVSISPQSRASLAARFGLSSSDAGRRLTSFFKSLGVHYVFDTSFSRNFSLLESQREFIQRFQRKEEDKKALPMLASACPGWICYAEKTHGEFILPYISTTRSPQQMMGSLVKNYFAEQQGLPPQRIYHVTVMPCYDKKLEASRPDFYLDEAETREVDCVITSGEVLKMLEEEGVSLNDVEAAPLDPLFSHVCGEEFLAHAGSGSGGYLHHIYTHAAKELFGEEVKELHYKTLKNKDFQEITLEKDGVVLLRFAVTNGFRNIQNLVQKLKRGKSPYDFVEVMACPSGCLNGGGQLKPQPEQSNKEVLQQVEELYQAERSSAPEEEARVSQLYHTWLQSVGEERARQLLHTQYHAVEKASNGLTIKW; this is encoded by the exons ATGGCTTCACACTTCAGCGGTGTTTTAATGTTAACGGATCTAGACGATTTCATCACTCCGTCCCAG GAATGTGTGAAGCCTATTAAAGTAGAGAAAAAACAGGGTCGATCATTGGCCAAAATTCAAATAGAAGATGACGGGAGTTATTTTCAAGTTAATCAG GATGGTAGAACACAGAAGCTGGAGAAGGCTAAGATCACCCTAAACGACTGCTTGGCCTGCAGTGGGTGCATCACTTCTGCGGAGAGTGTCCTGATCACGCAGCAGAGCCACGAGGAGCTGTTCAAAGTGCTTCGCCAGAACAAG CAGAGTGTCAGTGAGCAGcaagtggtggtggtgtccaTCTCACCTCAATCCAGAGCCTCGCTGGCCGCTCGCTTTGGCCTGAGCAGCAGTGATGCCGGACGGAGGCTCACGTCCTTCTTCAAAAGCCTTG gcgTTCACTATGTGTTTGACACCAGCTTCAGCCGCAACTTCAGCCTGTTGGAGAGCCAGAGGGAGTTTATCCAGCGTTTCCAGCGGAAGGAGGAAGACAAGAAGGCATTGCCCATGCTGGCCTCCGCCTGCCCCG gtTGGATTTGCTATGCTGAAAAGACTCATGGTGAGTTCATCCTACCATACATAAGTACAACACGTTCCCCACAGCAGATGATGGGTTCCCTGGTGAAGAACTACTTTGCTGAGCAACAG GGCTTGCCCCCCCAGAGGATCTACCATGTGACCGTGATGCCCTGCTATGACAAAAAGCTCGAGGCCTCCAGACCAGATTTCTACCTGGATGAAGCTGAGACCAGAGAGGTGGACTGTGTCATCACTTCAG GTGAAGTTCTGAAGATGCTTGAGGAGGAGGGTGTCTCTTTGAATGATGTTGAAGCTGCACCCTTAGACCCTTT GTTCAGccatgtgtgtggagaggagttCTTGGCCCACGCTGGCAGCGGCTCAGGGGGGTATCTGCACCACATCTACACCCATGCTGCCAAAGAGCTCTTTGGAGAGGAAGTGAAGGAACTCCACTACAAAACTCTCAA GAACAAGGACTTCCAAGAAATCACCCTGGAGAAAGATGGCGTGGTCCTACTGCGGTTTGCGGTCACCAACGGCTTCCGGAACATTCAAAACCTGGTGCAAAAGTTGAAAAGGGGCAAATCCCCCTATGATTTTGTGGAGGTCATGGCCTGCCCATCAG GCTGTCTGAATGGGGGAGGCCAGCTGAAGCCCCAGCCAGAGCAGTCCAACAAGGAGGTGCtgcagcaggtggaggagctgTACCAGGCGGAGCGCAGCAGCGCACCGGAGGAGGAGGCGCGTGTGAGTCAGCTGTACCACACCTGGCTGCAGAGCGTGGGCGAGGAGCGGGCACGCCAGTTACTCCACACCCAGTACCACGCCGTGGAGAAGGCCTCCAACGGCCTCACCATCAAATGGTGA
- the zgc:113333 gene encoding beta-N-acetylhexosaminidase isoform X2: MLNQKAVKVFALCLFIWFIVRYLLRGSDRPEYVLRSSTGQFWGKDLALDEKSDVNALKPDGGENSGVPQANHKAEVEEMPNDLQAEVPSENKDAQRIVHLDLKGAAPKVKYLEQIFPLFASLGASGVLIEYEDMFPYDGDLSLLSSSFAYSVEDIMEINRLAKISNLEVIPLVQAFGHLEFVLKHEKYFGLREVAELPNSLNPRVPDSLALLKEMLTQVMKLHPQTQYFHIGCDEVYGLGTSQDSKTSDGELGKLYLSHVTAVGKFMTETWPSVKLLLWDDMLRKISVDTLKESGLPILVTPVVWKYLPQLDIKMISSWISRYEQAGFKRMWFASAFKGATGEDQMWTPLGAYLHNHGSWLEIISSLGNYPQITLEGIMLTGWQRYDHFSVLCELLPVAIPSLAVCLQTLKHGYFNEKAQAEVQHILGCKVKVDKDLCYGTGAFAGVELYHLVHTVHINFQTSMEDLLKNRHLRGGFSPYHRKYNFGNPRNLGFFQHKLTRTLKEWETVIGNLRSEMQSIYFPDTIEEWLEENVNPHLDRVREVLQDVQRVIQLRGRPKSQKLV; the protein is encoded by the exons ATGCTTAACCAAAAAGCAGTGAAGGTGTTtgctctttgtttgtttatttggttTATAGTGAGGTATCTTCTTCGTGGGAG TGACAGACCAGAATATGTCTTGAGGTCATCCACTGGGCAGTTCTGGGGTAAAGATcttgccctggatgagaaaagtgaTGTGAATGCACTGAAACCAGATGGTGGCGAAAACTCGGGAGTGCCACAGGCAAATCACAAGGCTGAGGTAGAGGAGATGCCAAATGATTTACAAGCAGAGGTGCCGAGTGAGAATAAGGATGCACAGCGCATAGTGCACTTAGATCTAAAAGGCGCCGCACCAAAAGTGAAATATCTGGAACAG ATCTTCCCTCTGTTCGCTTCTCTTGGAGCAAGTGGAGTTCTGATTGAGTATGAAGATATGTTTCCATATGATGGGGACCTTAGTCTGCTaagctcctcatttgcatacaG CGTGGAGGACATTATGGAAATAAATAGACTAGCCAAGATCAGTAACCTTGAGGTTATTCCCCTCGTCCAAGCATTCGGACACCTTGAG TTTGTTCTGAAGCATGAAAAATATTTCGGTTTGAGGGAGGTGGCAGAACTGCCCAACAGCCTGAATCCGCGTGTTCCTGACTCTCTAGCACTGCTGAAGGAAATGCTGACACAGGTCATGAAGTTGCATCCACAGACTCAGTACTTCCACATTGGATGCGATGAG GTGTATGGTCTAGGCACGAGCCAGGACTCTAAGACCAGTGATGGGGAGCTTGGGAAGCTGTATCTCAGTCACGTTACTGCCGTGGGGAAGTTCATGACGGAGACATGGCCCAGCGTGAAACTGCTTTTGTGGGATGACATGCTGAGAAAGATCAGTGTTGATACATTGAAAG AATCAGGTTTGCCAATACTAGTAACTCCAGTAGTTTGGAAATATTTGCCACAACTGGACATCAAAATGATAA gCAGCTGGATATCTAGGTACGAGCAAGCAGGGTTCAAGCGTATGTGGTTTGCAAGTGCATTCAAAGGGGCAACAGGAGAGGACCAGATGTGGACACCATTGGGAGCCTACCTACACAACCACGGGTCTTGGCTGGAGATTATCTCTTCCCTGGGCAACTACCCTCAGATAACTCTAGAGGGCATAATGCTAACTGGCTGGCAAAG GTATGATCACTTCTCTGTCCTGTGCGAGCTGCTCCCAGTAGCTATCCCTTCCCTAGCTGTGTGTCTCCAGACTCTGAAGCACG gttaTTTCAATGAGAAGGCACAAGCAGAGGTTCAGCATATCTTGGGCTGTAAAGTAAAAGTGGACAAAGACCTATG TTATGGCACTGGTGCCTTTGCTGGAGTTGAGCTTTACCACCTGGTGCACACTGTCCATATTAATTTCCAAACATCCATGGAAGACCTCTTGAAGAATAG ACACCTAAGGGGTGGTTTTAGTCCCTATCATCGCAAGTACAACTTTGGAAATCCACGGAATCTAGGCTTCTTCCAACATAAGCTTACAAG GACACTGAAGGAATGGGAGACTGTGATAGGGAACCTCCGCTCTGAAATGCAATCCATCTACTTTCCAGACACGATTGAGGAGTGGTTGGAAGAGAATGTGAACCCCCATCTGGACAGGGTCCGTGAAGTACTGCAAGATGTCCAACGCGTCATTCAACTCCGTGGCCGCCCCAAATCCCAAAAGCTTGTTTAG